Proteins co-encoded in one Aspergillus luchuensis IFO 4308 DNA, chromosome 6, nearly complete sequence genomic window:
- a CDS encoding alpha/beta hydrolase (COG:S;~EggNog:ENOG410PSKI;~InterPro:IPR000073,IPR029058;~PFAM:PF12697;~antiSMASH:Cluster_6.5) — protein MSNPTLVFCAGAWYSPVAFGPLIERLPEYTCRTVAFPSIEQANEVKDLQPDITAVRSVVEKECDAGNDVAIVLHSWSGLPVSSALDGLSKTERQEAGKPGGVVKLIYLSAFIPEVGESLIGAFGGVPPDWYVRDVENGTVLPDDPFKLFFHDVPDGQKWAETLRPHAWATKNSPATSAAYLRIPSAYLLCEDDRAIPLFAQEGMVEKARAKGATFETDKVKTGHTPWLVVPDQVVEFVKRHA, from the exons ATgtccaacccaaccctcGTCTTCTGTGCCGGTGCCTGGTACTCACCAGTAGCATTCGGCCCACTCATCGAGAGGCTGCCTGAATATACCTGTCGCACCGTggccttcccctccatcgagCAAGCCAATGAAGTCAAAGACCTCCAACCCGACATTACTGCCGTCCGCAGTGTTGTCGAAAAAGAATGCGATGCCGGAAACGACGTTGCAATTGTGTTGCACAGCTGGTCTGGTCTCCCCGTCAGCAGTGCCCTTGATGGACTCAGCAAGACTGAGCGCCAAGAAGCGGGTAAACCAGGCGGCGTGGTGAAGCTCATCTACCTCTCTGCATTTATTCCGGAGGTTGGTGAGAGTTTGATCGGGGCATTTGGAGGGGTGCCACCGGATTGGTATGTTCGGGAT GTGGAGAATGGCACCGTGCTGCCTGATGATCCTTTCAAGCTATTTTTCCACGATGTTCCCGATGGCCAAAAATGGGCCGAGACATTGCGACCCCATGCATGGGCGACCAAGAATAGCCCTGCCACAAGTGCAGCGTACCTGCGAATTCCATCTGCCTATCTGCTGTGTGAGGATGATCGAGCAATCCCATTGTTTGCACAAGAAGGGATGGTCGAAAAGGCACGAGCCAAGGGAGCCACATTCGAGACAGACAAGGTTAAGACGGGACACACGCCGTGGCTGGTGGTGCCGGATCAGGTGGTGGAGTTTGTGAAGAGACATGCATga
- a CDS encoding uncharacterized protein (COG:S;~EggNog:ENOG410PYZ0;~InterPro:IPR001810,IPR036047;~PFAM:PF00646;~antiSMASH:Cluster_6.5;~go_function: GO:0005515 - protein binding [Evidence IEA]): MAAETPPSPLHRSLLIPEILERILIHLDIHTLLFSQRVCTAWASLIQESPSLQQALFFAPAQWPKEDIIYNPLLIKHFPPFFPGTIHNDLVKPRDCYPPHFLPMQYVGNENAWSHPVKDDLTRAEVFYSELPLQKYPLRRKAYLHPEASWRRMLTQQPPAPHIPVLRVWSWARGKTFDRYRIPGTLKDVMDLERYVQQNPKDSEPPESSSSPTDDPEKGGVTMGLLFDYVTCDLDLKWWMIMWGDLPPVSMALELGPEYVDAYKRAAEDGSIVILTFQIVQGAEWWYDIAGANAKNLRFRIVDEYRARGWVGERPPTFSNRLRAVENGRFPHFTTQAPFLARYLLPGWGVAVG; encoded by the coding sequence ATGGCAGCAGAAACACCCCCATCGCCCCTCCAtcgctccctcctcatccccgaaATCCTCGaacgcatcctcatccacctaGACATCCAcactctcctcttctcccaacGCGTCTGCACCGCCTGGGCCTCTCTAATTCAAGAATCTCCGTCCCTCCAACAagccctcttcttcgcccCAGCCCAATGGCCCAAAgaagacatcatctacaACCCCCTCCTGATCAAACATTTCCCCCCGTTCTTCCCAGGTACCATTCACAATGACCTCGTCAAACCGCGAGACTGCTACCCGCCTCACTTCCTCCCAATGCAATACGTTGGCAATGAGAACGCGTGGAGCCACCCGGTCAAAGACGACCTCACCCGAGCAGAAGTCTTCTACTCCGAGCTCCCTCTCCAAAAATATCCCCTGCGCCGTAAGGCGTACCTGCACCCCGAGGCATCCTGGCGTCGCATGCTCACCCAGCAACCGCCCGCACCCCACATCCCAGTCCTCCGCGTCTGGTCCTGGGCCCGGGGCAAAACCTTTGATCGATACCGCATCCCAGGCACATTGAAAGACGTGATGGATCTGGAGAGATATGTCCAACAGAACCCAAAGGACTCCGAACCACCCgagtcttcgtcttctcccacTGACGATCCCGAAAAAGGAGGCGTCACAATGGGCCTCCTCTTCGACTACGTGACCTGTGATCTGGATCTAAAGTGGTGGATGATCATGTGGGGAGATCTGCCACCCGTTTCGATGGCGCTGGAACTGGGACCGGAATATGTAGATGCTTATAAGCGCGCAGCGGAGGATGGGAGTATTGTGATTCTCACATTTCAGATCGTGCAGGGGGCTGAGTGGTGGTATGATATCGCTGGGGCGAATGCGAAGAATCTGAGGTTTCGTATTGTCGATGAGTATAGGGCTAGGGGGTGGGTCGGGGAGAGACCGCCTACGTTTTCGAATCGGTTGAGGGCCGTGGAGAACGGGAGATTTCCGCATTTTACCACGCAGGCACCGTTTCTGGCGAGGTATTTGTTGCCGGGGTGGGGGGTTGCTGTGGGCTAG
- a CDS encoding GMC family oxidoreductase (CAZy:AA3;~COG:E;~EggNog:ENOG410PM8U;~InterPro:IPR012132,IPR036188,IPR000172,IPR007867;~PFAM:PF05199,PF00732;~antiSMASH:Cluster_6.5;~go_function: GO:0016614 - oxidoreductase activity, acting on CH-OH group of donors [Evidence IEA];~go_function: GO:0050660 - flavin adenine dinucleotide binding [Evidence IEA];~go_process: GO:0055114 - oxidation-reduction process [Evidence IEA]) has protein sequence MTSPPSTPLEADYVIIGGGTSGLVLAARLSENDSSRSVIVLEAGKNLTDDPRVQTPALWTTLMGYEADWQFQSTPQAALNNRVIRETQGRVLGGSSAINGQAFIAPTKAGIDAWDKLGATGWTWGNLAPYYKKATTLQLPDEVTRDHIGVSWVDPEVNGNSGPIKVSFPAVKESPLAKAWVDTFQEMGYGCTADPFSGVSTGGYSNLSSVDYEQKQRSYAATGYGLPAMERRNVRIITEATVQRIVFSTEESGATATGAEARIDGQIVTIKARKEVILTAGALNTPKLLELSGIGNRQILDQYSIPVIVENQNVGENLQDHLMTGISFEVKPGIATGDPLLRQEPEAIKTAFQLYSEQKAGPMTIGGVQSSAYMPLMAFLGQPEAKLAYFDSFPPDLSERDQVIRDIYAQENEPTCQMFMFLAQANLHDSGKSFVGQKLLPGNFLSLGIIQTLPFSRGAVHIASSDPTVSPIIDPRYFSNPLDIDLMARNLLSLERLDSVKPIADYLVEGGRRNHPDAFLTDLESAKKYLRDTATTSYHSSGTAAMLPREKGGVVDENLRVYGTKNLRVCDASIFPLVTAANPMSTVYAVAERAADIIKGAQ, from the exons ATGACTTCCCCTCCTAGCACCCCCTTAGAGGCAGACTATGTGATCATAGGCGGAGGAACATCGGGTCTCGTACTAGCTGCTCGATTGTCCGAAAATGACTCCAGCCGGTCGGTCATTGTGCTCGAAGCTGGAAAAAACCTGACTGATGATCCTCGGGTTCAAACACCCGCTCTTTGGACCACCCTGATGGGCTATGAAGCAGACTGGCAGTTTCAGTCAACGCCACAG GCTGCACTCAACAACCGAGTCATCAGGGAAACGCAAGGCAGGGTTCTCGGAGGTTCATCAGCTATCAATGGACAGGCCTTCATTGCGCCCACAAAGGCGGGAATCGATGCATGGGACAAATTGGGTGCGACCGGTTGGACATGGGGAAATCTTGCTCCTTACTATAAAAAGGCGACTACGCTGCAGCTGCCGGATGAGGTCACTCGCGACCATATCGGCGTGAGCTGGGTTGATCCTGAGGTCAACGGCAACTCAGGTCCCATCAAAGTCTCGTTCCCTGCTGTGAAGGAAAGCCCTTTGGCAAAAGCCTGGGTAGATACTTTCCAGGAAATGGGTTATGGCTGTACGGCAGATCCGTTCTCAGGTGTATCCACTGGCGGCTATTCCAACTTGTCATCAGTCGACTacgagcagaagcagcggaGTTATGCCGCTACTGGATATGGTCTGCCAGCTATGGAGAGGCGTAATGTCCGGATCATCACCGAGGCTACTGTTCAAAGAATCGTGTTTTCTACTGAGGAATCCGGGGCCACGGCAACTGGAGCTGAAGCCAGAATTGATGGACAAATTGTCACTATCAAAGCAAGGAAAGAAGTCATATTGACCGCCGGAGCCCTCAATACCCCCAAACTCCTGGAACTTTCAGGCATTGGAAACAGGCAGATACTTGACCAGTATTCCATACCTGTCATCGTGGAGAACCAGAACGTGGGAGAAAATCTCCAAGATCATCTCATGACCGGGATCAGTTTCGAAGTGAAGCCAGGGATTGCAACCGGGGACCCGCTGCTACGACAAGAGCCCGAAGCAATCAAAACTGCCTTCCAACTCTACTCTGAGCAAAAAGCAGGACCCATGACAATTGGGGGAGTTCAATCCTCCGCTTACATGCCGCTGATGGCATTCCTAGGGCAACCAGAAGCCAAATTAGCCTATTTCGACAGCTTCCCACCAGACCTGAGCGAGCGCGACCAAGTCATCCGTGACATATACGCGCAAGAAAATGAACCCACCTGTCAGATGTTCATGTTCCTCGCACAGGCGAACCTCCACGATTCCGGGAAAAGCTTCGTAGGGCAGAAACTCCTACCAGGAAACTTTCTGAGTCTGGGAATCATCCAGACCTTGCCTTTCTCGCGCGGAGCCGTCCACATCGCGTCATCGGATCCAACGGTGTCACCAATCATTGATCCTCGCTACTTTTCAAATCCCTTAGATATCGATCTAATGGCGCGAAACCTACTAAGTCTTGAGCGACTTGACAGTGTCAAACCTATCGCAGATTACCTGGTGGAGGGCGGACGCCGGAACCATCCGGATGCATTCCTGACGGATCTGGAGTCAGCGAAAAAGTATCTGCGGGATACTGCTACTACAAGCTATCACTCGAGTGGTACAGCGGCTATGCTTCCACGGGAGAAAGGAGGCGTGGTGGATGAGAATCTTCGGGTGTATGGGACTAAGAATTTGCGGGTGTGTGATGCGAGTATCTTCCCCCTTGTGACGGCTGCGAATCCTATGTCGACTGTGTATGCAGTGGCGGAGAGAGCGGCGGATATTATTAAGGGTGCGCAGTAG
- a CDS encoding uncharacterized protein (COG:E;~EggNog:ENOG410PHWR;~InterPro:IPR002872,IPR015659,IPR029041;~PFAM:PF01619;~antiSMASH:Cluster_6.5;~go_function: GO:0004657 - proline dehydrogenase activity [Evidence IEA];~go_process: GO:0006562 - proline catabolic process [Evidence IEA]), translating into MVVPRTLRLLRGARNTSPPLQVRCDFDKVGRAKSTASVGSIGDESKTLNAPSQHAQELPPHSLLPNKMLLRSLLVATISSRPWLLTPALKMLQSLVHPRLSFVDVDKNPLLRSILKRTFYNHFCAGENRDEVQSTISNIKDMGFKGVILTYAREIVVDATGPASKSGASVSDQSFKEESAKDQGIEDWKEGVLETVNMIGEGDILALKLTGAGESAMKALAANTPLPDQLMDALQQICTRAVDRNARIFIDAEQQSVQTGIDTVALDLMRKYNTNGTAVVFNTYQAYLKSTPNTVKAHLDIAEKEKFTLGIKLVRGAYINSEPRDLINDTKPETDNSYNFIAASIIRQRYGTIGGNSPFPSTELFLATHNRESALMADRLVKEQLAGGLQPPKIQYGQLLGMADGVSCKLLQIGNESTDKSRSVAPEVFKCLSWGSLGDCLSYLLRRAVENRDAVGRTKEEYLGLRRETFRRLRRGFM; encoded by the exons ATGGTGGTCCCTAGAACGTTGAGACTCTTGCGAGGCGCACGCAATACTTCGCCTCCATTACAGGTGCGATGCGACTTCGACAAGGTCGGACGGGCCAAGTCAACGGCTTCTGTGGGCTCGATCGGGGATGAAAGCAAAACACTGAACGCGCCGTCTCAGCATGCACAGGAGCTTCCACCACACTCATTGCTTCCCAACAAGATGCTACTTAGATCGCTTTTGGTAGCCACGATCTCCTCCCGTCCATGGCTACTTACGCCAGCCTTGAAGATGCTCCAATCATTAGTGCATCCAAGACTATCGTTCGTTGACGTCGACAAGAATCCCCTCCTACGAAGCATTCTCAAACGGACCTTTTACAACCATTTTTGTGCGGGAGAGAATAGGGACGAAGTTCAATCCACGATCAGCAATATTAAGGATATGGGATTCAAGGGCGTGATCCTGACTTACGCTCGAGAGATAGTCGTCGATGCGACCGGCCCGGCGTCTAAGTCGGGAGCTTCTGTTAGCGATCAAAGCTTCAAGGAGGAATCAGCAAAGGACCAAGGTATTGAAGACTGGAAGGAAGGTGTCCTTGAGACAGTCAATATGATTGGTGAAGGGGATATACTGGCGCTGAA ACTTACTGGGGCCGGCGAAAGCGCGATGAAGGCACTTGCCGCCAACACACCTCTGCCAGACCAACTCATGGACGCATTACAGCAGATTTGCACACGCGCCGTGGACCGAAACGCCCGCATTTTCATTGACGCCGAGCAACAATCAGTCCAAACTGGAATCGATACAGTCGCCTTGGATTTGATGAGGAAATACAATACCAACGGGACAGCTGTGGTTTTCAATACTTACCAAGCTTATCTCAAGTCGACCCCTAACACTGTGAAAGCCCATCTGGATAtcgccgagaaggagaaatTTACCTTGGGTATAAAATTGGTTCGCGGTGCCTATATCAACTCCGAGCCCCGGGATCTCATCAACGATACCAAGCCTGAAACGGACAACTCCTATAACTTCATTGCCGCCAGCATTATCCGACAGCGCTATGGGACAATTGGTGGCAattctcctttcccttccacaGAGTTGTTTCTAGCTACACATAATAGAGAGAGCGCTCTGATGGCCGATCGATTAGTCAAAGAACAGCTTGCGGGAGGGCTTCAGCCACCCAAGATACAGTATGGACAGCTGTTGGGAATGGCAGACGGAGTGAGTTGCAAGCTCCTTCAGATTGGCAACGAAAGCACCGATAAAAGTCGTTCTGTAGCTCCAGAGGTCTTCAAGTGCCTCAGCTGGGGTAGCCTTGGCGACTGCTTATCGTATCTATTGCGCCGCGCGGTCGAGAATAGGGACGCCGTCGGCCGCACCAAGGAAGAATATCTGGGACTTCGACGAGAGACGTTTCGTCGTTTGAGACGCGGATTTATGTAG
- a CDS encoding fungal specific transcription factor domain-containing protein (COG:S;~EggNog:ENOG410PUGV;~InterPro:IPR007219;~TransMembrane:1 (o326-344i);~antiSMASH:Cluster_6.5;~go_function: GO:0003677 - DNA binding [Evidence IEA];~go_function: GO:0008270 - zinc ion binding [Evidence IEA];~go_process: GO:0006351 - transcription, DNA-templated [Evidence IEA]), with translation EATDLTSGPAFESQVRSLLDRSKPHRPVSSGGYQGHRGPDALVGRWATVRDLVEGVKDAEIPSLEESHHLLDQFLYYLGVSQHFFDPRSFSDSMVLLFQTPEICEAQKQTTWYTEYLLVMAMAQLMDVEQPTSQPPGADLFAEALRRVPPMQSLGEEGIIAVEILTLVATYLQWCDRRHDAYLYIGLALRLAIALGCNLPEDEQTCLPSQSAHRVRLWWTVYMLDRRLSSGLGLAGGADERQLRAGFPRHAVGFTSPVAIIINVRIARITDEIMCSLYGNNSITQLELVRKIQAVLQELYNIGRSFPHSLVLDFNHPLGRVTRTGSSLYLMLFQAIILCIRPILLRRVRLEVQRQQESLPPEPMPEVLARLCETCYEASTRSLAILYSLQQQRIIPRYGFFDLDATFSAAFVLVMTGFAENVKEQPPPALDQAFQVLQFLSRAGNLAAEQRFHDIAQSCSHVWPNYVFQGAPRGTQTREIGSVKDRVQRAVPRQGSTRSSGSHPSAALPYASMAQDSVQYYPDESGLLESWNHDENSSAAFDIQGDWGFDLTGEAEGIYSSFHNPTMPLTGVDYMDWLEIEKVFNTEGT, from the exons GAAGCAACCGATTTGACTTCGGGACCTGCGTTTGAGTCCCAGGTGAGGTCATTGCTTGACAGATCCAAACCCCACAGACCCGTTTCGAGCGGAGGATATCAGGGTCACCGTGGGCCTGATGCGCTCGTGGGTCGGTGGGCAACTGTCCGGGATCTTGTGGAGGGTGTTAAGGACGCTGAGATACCGTCTCTGGAAGAATCCCACCATTTATTGGATCAGTTCCTTTACTACCTGGGTGTGAGCCAGCATTTTTTTGACCCTCGCTCCTTCTCCGATTCGATGGTGTTGCTTTTTCAAACGCCAGAAATTTGTGAGGCGCAGAAACAGACGACTTGGTATACAGAGTATTTGCTGGTAATGGCCATGGCGCAGCTTATGGATGTTGAGCAGCCCACATCTCAGCCACCCGGGGCAGATTTGTTTGCTGAAGCCTTGAGACGGGTACCTCCAATGCAGAGccttggtgaagaagggaTTATTGCTGTGGAGATCCTCACATTGGTTGCAACATATCTACAATGGTGTGATCGAAGGCATGATGCTTACCTCTAC ATTGGTCTTGCCCTTAGGCTAGCTATTGCACTTGGATGTAATTTGCCGGAAGACGAACAGACATGTCTACCCTCACAGAGTGCCCACAGAGTTAGGTTATGGTGGACAGTCTACATGTTAGATAG ACGCCTATCATCGGGTCTTGGATTAGCGGGCGGGGCCGATGAACGCCAACTTCGAGCAGGGTTTCCTCGGCATGCCGTAGGTTTTACATCCCCGGTGGCCATCATCATAAACGTCCGGATTGCACGAATAACGGATGAGATCATGTGTT CATTATATGGCAATAATTCCATCACCCAATTAGAACTTGTGAGGAAGATCCAGGCTGTACTCCAGGAGCTGTACAACATAGGCAGGTCTTTCCCTCACTCACTTGTTTTGGACTTCAATCATCCGCTAGGAAGAGTGACACGCACGGGATCTTCCCTCTACCTCATGTTGTTCCAG GCAATCATACTTTGCATTAGACCAATACTTTTGAGAAGGGTCCGTTTGGAGGTTCAAAGACAGCAAGAATCACTGCCCCCCGAGCCAATGCCGGAAGTTCTAGCCAGACTTTGTGAGACATGTTATGAGGCATCAACGCGGAGTTTGGCCATTCTATACAGTCTTCAACAGCAACGAATCATTC CACGCTATGGATTCTTTGATTTAGATGCAACTTTTTCCGCCGCCTTTGTTTTGGTCATGACCGGGTTCGCAGAGAATGTTAAAGAGCAACCGCCCCCTGCGTTGGACCAGGCATTCCAAGTTCTACAATTCCTCTCCCGGGCCGGGAATCTAGCAGCCGAGCAACGATTCCATGATATTGCACAATCATGTTCCCATGTCTGGCCAAACTATGTTTTCCAAGGCGCACCTCGTGGGACTCAGACTAGAGAGATAGGTTCAGTAAAAGACAGAGTCCAACGTGCGGTACCCAGGCAAGGATCCACTAGAAGCAGTGGGTCGCATCCCTCAGCTGCTCTACCGTACGCGAGTATGGCTCAAGACTCTGTACAGTATTACCCGGATGAAAGCGGGCTACTAGAGTCCTGGAACCATGATGAAAACTCGAGTGCAGCGTTTGACATCCAGGGAGACTGGGGTTTTGATTTGACTGGTGAAGCTGAAGGGATATATTCCAGCTTCCACAACCCAACTATGCCGTTAACGGGGGTGGATTATATGGATTGGCTTGAAATTGAAAAGGTCTTCAACACTGAGGGCACTTGA
- the PUT2_1 gene encoding L-glutamate gamma-semialdehyde dehydrogenase (COG:E;~EggNog:ENOG410PG3T;~InterPro:IPR015590,IPR005931,IPR029510,IPR016160, IPR016161,IPR016162,IPR016163;~PFAM:PF00171;~antiSMASH:Cluster_6.5;~go_function: GO:0003842 - 1-pyrroline-5-carboxylate dehydrogenase activity [Evidence IEA];~go_function: GO:0016491 - oxidoreductase activity [Evidence IEA];~go_function: GO:0016620 - oxidoreductase activity, acting on the aldehyde or oxo group of donors, NAD or NADP as acceptor [Evidence IEA];~go_process: GO:0010133 - proline catabolic process to glutamate [Evidence IEA];~go_process: GO:0055114 - oxidation-reduction process [Evidence IEA]) yields MNFVSKLRSVPRVSSLTTAGGKRYLGGFATFKVPPIRNEPNPSYAKGSNERARLQDALDKLKSQVPVQVPLTIGSTEVSGNKNKTQANPSDHASVIANYSEASAEQVNQAIERALEAKPAWENMAFTNRAAIFLRAAELVATKYRYDIMAATMLGQGKNIWQAEIDAAAETADFYRFNVHYASELYKQQNTMNDTGMWNRLEYRPLEGFVYAISPFNFTAIGANLIAAPAIMGNVVIWKPSDYAVYSGYLQRKILEEAGLPPNVIQFLPGNAKVVTDTVLENPKFSGLHFTGSTEVFRDLYGQVADGVRVGRYDNYPRIVGETGGKNFGVVHGSADIRNAVVNTIRGAFEYQGQKCSATSRLYVAESVWPEFKRQLVSETEKLKMGSPEYFDNFIGPVIHKRSWDKLTGVINMAKEDSSVTLLAGGETDCTKGWFVRPTIFQVEDPSHSLMKDEYFGPILSVYVYPDSKFEDTLSEVDSSTKFGLTGAIFARDRSAIETAEKQLRHSAGNFYINCKTSGAVVGHQPFGGSRASGTNDKATSTNLVARFASIRSIKEDFQLTEDVTYPSNEI; encoded by the exons ATGAATTTCGTGTCAAAGCTCCGCAGTGTGCCTCGTGTGTCGAGTCTTACCACGGCCGGTGGTAAGAGGTATCTAGGGGGCTTTGCCACCTTCAAAGTTCCTCCGATTCGAAATGAGCCTAAT CCATCATATGCCAAAGGGTCGAACGAGCGTGCCAGGCTCCAGGATGCACTGGACAAGCTGAAGAGCCAGGTCCCCGTTCAAGTGCCGCTCACCATTGGATCCACGGAG GTGTCTGGAAATAAGAACAAGACTCAAGCAAATCCTTCTGACCATGCTTCCGTTATCGCCAATTATTCCGAGGCATCGGCCGAGCAGGTGAATCAAGCCATAGAGAGAGCTCTGGAGGCGAAGCCGGCTTGGGAAAATATGGCCTTCACGAATCGAGCAGCTATCTTCCTTCGTGCGGCAGAGCTTGTTGCCACGAAGTATCGCTATGATATCATGGCTGCCACAATGCTCGGGCAAGGTAAGAATATTTGGCAAGCGGAGATTGATGCGGCTGCTGAGACTGCCGACTTCTATCGCTTCAACGTGCACTACGCATCTGAGCTGTATAAGCAGCAAAACACCATGAATGACACAGGAATGTGGAA TCGCTTGGAATATCGTCCTCTGGAGGGCTTTGTCTATGCTATCAGTCCCTTCAATTTCACCGCCATCGGCGCCAACTTGATTGCCGCGCCCGCTATTATGGGCAATGTGGTTATCTGGAAGCCATCTGATTATGCAGTGTATTCTGGCTATCTTCAGCGAAAAATCCTGGAGGAAGCGGGCCTTCCTCCCAACGTCATTCAATTCCTTCCCGGCAACGCGAAGGTTGTGACTGACACCGTGCTGGAGAACCCGAAATTTTCGGGTCTTCATTTCACTGGCTCCACTGAGGTATTCCGTGATCTATATGGCCAGGTTGCTGATGGGGTTCGCGTGGGCCGCTACGATAACTACCCACGGATCGTCGGAGAGACTGGTGGAAAAAACTTCGGCGTTGTGCATGGAAGTGCTGATATCCGCAATGCGGTGGTTAACACAATCCGGGGTGCCTTTGAGTACCAAGGTCAGAAATGCTCTGCTACGTCCCGCCTTTACGTCGCGGAGTCGGTATGGCCGGAATTCAAAAGGCAACTTGTTTCCGAGAcagagaagttgaagatgggCAGTCCTGAGTATTTTGATAATTTTATTGGTCCTGTCATCCACAAGCGTTCTTGGGATAAGCTGACCGGGGTTATCAATATGGCTAAGGAAGATTCTTCGGTCACCCTGTTGGCTGGCGGCGAGACTGATTGTACGAAGGGGTGGTTCGTACGTCCGACTATTTTCCAGGTGGAGGACCCGTCGCACTCTCTAATGAAGGATGAGTACTTCGGCCCTATCTTGTCTGTTTACGTCTACCCTGACAGCAAGTTCGAGGATACTCTTTCTGAGGTGGACTCGAGCACCAAGTTTGGACTGACTGGCGCCATATTCGCCAGAGATCGTTCGGCGATTGAGACTGCTGAGAAGCAGCTGCGCCACTCTGCTGGTAACTTCTATATTAATTGCAAAACGAGTGGCGCAGTTGTGGGCCACCAACCTTTCGGGGGTTCTCGTGCGAGCGGAACCAATGATAAAGCGACCAGCACCAACCTTGTTGCTCGCTTTGCGAGCATTCGCAGCATCAAGGAGGACTTCCAACTGACTGAGGATGTTACCTACCCCTCTAACGAAATATAG
- a CDS encoding uncharacterized protein (COG:C;~EggNog:ENOG410PG0F;~InterPro:IPR018108,IPR023395;~PFAM:PF00153), whose translation MDYDAGELTTTTVDWRENVKDLAAGAAGGVAQVLIGQPFDIVKVRLQTQSGGSALSAARNIYIQEGPRSFYKGTLVPLVGVGACVSIQFAAFHGFRQLIESYNFRNDHTKDPTLSLPQFYLAGGAAGVTNSIISGPVEHIRIRLQTQPHGAGRLYSGPWDCARKIIRTAGPAGLYRGQVVTLFREFHGYGVWFAAYEGLLGILQHHEQKKREELPNWQIAVCGGLAGEALWLLSHPLDVIKSKMQSDGFGSDRKYSSMRHAFKETWAVAGVRGLFQGLGPALLRAMPVSAGTFATVELVRKLLL comes from the exons ATGGATTATGACGCGGGAGaactgaccaccaccacagtgGATTGGAGAGAAAATGTGAAGGATTTAGCAGCCGGTGCCGCCGGTGGTGTCGCTCAGGTCTTGATCG GCCAGCCATTTG ACATTGTCAAGGTGCGATTGCAGACTCAGAGCGGAGGTAGCGCCTTATCTGCAGCGCGAAATATCTACATCCAAGAGGGACCTCGTTCCTTCTACAAG GGGACGCTGGTACCGCTTGTCGGTGTTGGCGCTTGT GTCAGTATTCAATTCGCTGCATTCCACGGATTCCGGCAACTCATTGAATCCTATAATTTCCGCAATGACCACACCAAGGACCCCACCTTGTCGTTACCCCAGTTCTATCTCGCAGGCGGTGCAGCGGGTGTGACAAACAGTATTATCTCCGGTCCCGTTGAACACATCCGTATACGTCTCCAGACGCAGCCCCACGGCGCTGGCCGGCTCTACTCCGGGCCCTGGGACTGTGCTCGGAAGATCATCCGCACTGCGGGCCCCGCTGGCTTGTATCGGGGCCAGGTTGTGACGCTTTTCCGAGAATTCCACGGGTATGGTGTTTGGTTCGCTGCGTACGAGGGCCTTTTGGGCATACTCCAGCACCACGAGCAGAAGAAACGTGAAGAGCTACCCAACTGGCAAATAGCCGTCTGCGGTGGTTTGGCTGGAGAGGCACTTTGGCTTCTAAGTCACCCTTTAGATGTGATCAAAAGTAAGATGCAGAGCGACGGGTTTGGTTCTGATCGGAAGTACAGTAGCATGAGACACGCTTTCAAGGAAACTTGGGCGGTTGCTGGCGTCCGAGGTCTTTTCCAGGGACTTGGACCGGCCTTGTTGCGTGCGATGCCAGTGTCCGCGGGTACATTTGCAAC CGTCGAGTTGGTGCGTAAACTGCTACTCTAG